The Rhodococcus sp. X156 genome window below encodes:
- a CDS encoding type VII secretion target, producing the protein MSAPVNIERGAIGLLASNFDLTADALAATGTAIGHCGFRSASAGRAYAEAGAALQTGYATAASAVQDWTLQARCLAEAFRAAAAGYSGTDANTADGLSGPPR; encoded by the coding sequence GTGAGTGCACCGGTGAACATCGAGCGGGGCGCGATCGGTCTGCTGGCGTCCAACTTCGACCTGACCGCCGACGCCCTCGCCGCGACCGGCACGGCGATTGGCCACTGCGGGTTTCGGTCGGCCTCCGCCGGTCGCGCCTACGCCGAGGCCGGCGCTGCGCTGCAGACCGGCTATGCCACCGCGGCCTCCGCGGTGCAGGACTGGACGCTGCAGGCGCGCTGCCTGGCCGAGGCGTTTCGTGCCGCGGCCGCTGGCTACTCCGGCACCGACGCCAACACGGCCGACGGACTGAGCGGCCCCCCGCGGTGA
- the glmM gene encoding phosphoglucosamine mutase, with protein MSEAPPVTETPAARLFGTDGIRAEANSTLTAELALRVAEAAARVLRESGLDHRPVAVVGRDPRASGEMLEAAVTAGLTAAGADVLRAGVLPTPALAHLVADAGADLGVMISASHNAMPDNGIKLFSAGGHKLDDRVEDQVEQHVGLSYERPVGARIGRVRDLADADERYLAHLLQATDGSLAGLRVVVDCANGAAFAVAPEAYRRAGAEVIAIHAEPDGLNINDGCGSTHLEDLQRAVVTHGADLGVAHDGDADRCLAVDATGAVVDGDAILAILAIAMRDAGTLTETTLVATVMSNLGLHLAMREAGIAVRTTGVGDRYVLEELRSGGFALGGEQSGHVVLPAHATTGDGTLTALRLMAQMVRTGSSLAELAGVLQVLPQVLVNVKVADKAAVSRDPEVEAAVVAAEAELGDTGRVLLRPSGTEQLVRVMVEAPTAETAQRVAEALAAQVRAV; from the coding sequence GTGTCCGAAGCTCCCCCCGTCACCGAGACCCCGGCGGCACGCCTGTTCGGCACCGACGGCATCCGTGCCGAGGCCAACTCCACCCTCACGGCGGAGCTGGCCCTGCGGGTGGCCGAAGCGGCGGCCCGGGTGCTGCGCGAGTCCGGGCTGGACCACCGCCCGGTCGCGGTGGTCGGACGTGACCCCCGGGCGAGCGGGGAGATGCTGGAGGCTGCGGTCACCGCGGGCCTCACGGCGGCAGGAGCCGACGTCCTGCGGGCTGGCGTGCTGCCGACTCCCGCCCTGGCCCACCTGGTGGCCGACGCCGGCGCGGATCTCGGCGTGATGATCTCGGCCTCCCACAACGCCATGCCCGACAACGGCATCAAGCTGTTCTCCGCCGGCGGCCACAAGCTGGACGACCGGGTGGAGGACCAGGTCGAGCAGCACGTCGGGCTCTCCTACGAGCGACCCGTCGGCGCGCGCATCGGCCGGGTCCGTGACCTGGCCGACGCCGACGAGCGCTACCTGGCGCACCTGCTGCAGGCCACCGACGGCAGCCTCGCCGGCCTGCGGGTGGTGGTGGACTGCGCCAACGGCGCGGCCTTCGCGGTGGCTCCGGAGGCGTACCGACGCGCCGGCGCCGAGGTGATCGCCATCCACGCCGAGCCGGACGGGCTGAACATCAACGACGGGTGTGGCTCGACCCACCTGGAGGACCTGCAGCGTGCGGTGGTCACGCACGGGGCCGACCTGGGGGTGGCCCACGACGGTGACGCCGATCGCTGCCTGGCCGTGGACGCCACCGGTGCAGTGGTGGACGGCGACGCGATCCTGGCCATCCTGGCGATCGCCATGCGCGACGCCGGCACGCTGACCGAGACCACCCTGGTGGCCACGGTGATGAGCAACCTCGGCCTGCACCTGGCCATGCGCGAGGCCGGGATCGCCGTGCGCACGACGGGCGTGGGTGACCGCTACGTGCTGGAGGAGCTGCGCAGCGGTGGGTTCGCGCTGGGCGGTGAGCAGTCCGGGCACGTGGTGCTGCCCGCCCACGCCACCACCGGTGACGGCACTCTCACGGCGCTGCGCCTGATGGCGCAGATGGTGCGCACCGGCTCGTCGCTGGCCGAGCTGGCCGGTGTGTTGCAGGTGCTGCCGCAGGTGCTGGTCAACGTGAAGGTCGCGGACAAGGCCGCCGTCAGCCGCGACCCCGAGGTCGAGGCGGCGGTCGTGGCGGCCGAGGCTGAGCTCGGCGACACCGGCCGGGTGCTGCTGCGTCCCTCCGGCACCGAACAGCTGGTCCGGGTCATGGTGGAGGCCCCCACCGCAGAGACCGCCCAGCGGGTGGCCGAGGCCCTCGCAGCGCAGGTGCGCGCCGTCTAG
- the rpsI gene encoding 30S ribosomal protein S9, translated as MTAPEEQQMSTPEFADDVVVEQVDETAETFESAPVAARPAPIVMDRPVQTVGRRKEAVVRIRLVPGTGNYTLNGKSLSEYFPNKVHQQLINDPFVVAERTEIFDVHARLTGGGTSGQAGALRLAIARALIEVQPEDRPALKRAGFLTRDPRMTERKKYGLKKARKAPQYSKR; from the coding sequence GTGACGGCACCGGAGGAGCAGCAGATGAGCACGCCCGAGTTCGCTGACGACGTGGTCGTCGAGCAGGTGGACGAGACCGCGGAGACCTTTGAGTCGGCGCCCGTGGCTGCCCGCCCCGCCCCCATCGTGATGGACCGTCCGGTCCAGACCGTCGGTCGCCGCAAGGAGGCCGTCGTTCGGATCCGCCTCGTGCCCGGCACCGGCAACTACACCCTGAACGGCAAGTCGCTCTCCGAGTACTTCCCGAACAAGGTGCACCAGCAGCTCATCAACGACCCCTTCGTGGTCGCCGAGCGCACCGAGATCTTCGACGTGCACGCCCGCCTCACCGGCGGCGGCACCTCGGGTCAGGCCGGCGCCCTGCGCCTGGCCATCGCCCGTGCGCTCATCGAGGTCCAGCCCGAGGACCGTCCGGCGCTCAAGCGCGCTGGCTTCCTCACGCGTGACCCGCGCATGACCGAGCGCAAGAAGTACGGCCTGAAGAAGGCGCGCAAGGCGCCTCAGTACTCCAAGCGTTGA
- the rplM gene encoding 50S ribosomal protein L13, translating into MRTYSPKAGDVTRTWHVIDATDVVLGRLATQAATLLRGKHKPIFAPHVDTGDFVVIVNAEKIAVSGNKRDAKFIYRHSGHPGGLRRRSVGEMIEKQPDRLVEKAIEGMLPKNRLGRAMISKLKVYAGPDHPHTAQKPTPFEITQVAQ; encoded by the coding sequence GTGCGTACGTACAGCCCCAAGGCCGGTGACGTCACCCGTACCTGGCACGTCATCGACGCCACTGACGTGGTGCTCGGTCGCCTGGCGACTCAAGCGGCAACCCTGTTGCGCGGAAAGCACAAGCCGATCTTTGCGCCGCACGTCGACACCGGTGACTTCGTCGTCATCGTCAACGCGGAGAAGATCGCCGTGAGCGGCAACAAGCGCGACGCGAAGTTCATCTACCGCCACTCCGGTCACCCGGGCGGCCTGCGTCGCCGGTCGGTCGGCGAGATGATCGAGAAGCAGCCGGACCGCTTGGTCGAGAAGGCCATCGAGGGCATGCTGCCGAAGAACCGTCTCGGCCGGGCCATGATCAGCAAGCTCAAGGTCTACGCGGGTCCCGACCACCCGCACACGGCCCAGAAGCCCACCCCGTTCGAGATCACCCAGGTTGCCCAGTGA
- a CDS encoding WXG100 family type VII secretion target: MSGLIKYNHGAIDTASAEIATSSRAMNGQLDDLKAALRDIESRWEGSGSAAYLAQKAKWDQAAADLNMVLAQISQAVSRGNEDMQVKDGQVSKSFGG, translated from the coding sequence ATGAGCGGTTTGATCAAGTACAACCACGGGGCCATCGACACCGCCAGTGCGGAGATCGCCACGTCCAGCCGGGCCATGAACGGCCAGCTGGACGACCTCAAGGCCGCCCTGCGCGACATCGAGAGCCGCTGGGAGGGCTCCGGCTCCGCTGCCTACCTCGCCCAGAAGGCGAAGTGGGACCAGGCGGCCGCGGACCTGAACATGGTGCTCGCCCAGATCAGCCAGGCCGTCTCCCGCGGCAACGAGGACATGCAGGTCAAGGACGGTCAGGTCAGCAAGTCCTTCGGCGGCTGA
- a CDS encoding WXG100 family type VII secretion target, translated as MSATVATPEELATASSKAQDTAQQVQGELSKLRGTVSGISASWAGDAQRAFGALMERWDVDAKKLNEALLAISDNLAAAGKGFDATQQDHVSSINSVGSSLNL; from the coding sequence ATGTCCGCAACTGTCGCAACACCGGAAGAGCTGGCCACCGCGTCGAGCAAGGCTCAGGACACCGCCCAGCAGGTGCAGGGCGAGCTCAGCAAGCTGCGCGGCACCGTCTCCGGCATCAGCGCGTCGTGGGCCGGCGACGCCCAGCGCGCCTTCGGGGCCCTCATGGAGCGCTGGGACGTTGACGCCAAGAAGCTCAACGAGGCGCTGCTGGCCATCAGCGACAACCTGGCCGCCGCGGGCAAGGGCTTCGACGCCACCCAGCAGGACCACGTCAGCTCGATCAACAGCGTGGGCAGCTCCCTCAACCTCTGA
- a CDS encoding DUF5995 family protein, producing the protein MRKASKIAGITLALAVLAPPAAAVAGPSAAPAGPASSSVCRVDFAAEQQQRLVTLTDTSTLTGIEDARARVGELVQRLTDAGDYRGTFAVVYQEILDKTIPALDDGTFADPAWARALSVHFVATYLDNFHRHLTGGQPTPYWQAYYDLTAQCDRSPGRIVSEGIATHLVVDFPQSLVAVDTKHSHLRDYVVYGESLVAAAPSIVERMRAVYGVDLEPFFQLWLVGDVFGQTQTTTALFQSVRAVAWANSIGLKSPLTRALTTAKIDGTWRAAGVVLDGLEAAHKI; encoded by the coding sequence GTGCGCAAGGCCTCGAAGATCGCCGGCATCACCCTGGCCCTGGCGGTGCTCGCGCCGCCAGCAGCCGCCGTCGCCGGACCTTCGGCCGCACCCGCCGGGCCGGCCAGCTCGTCGGTGTGCCGGGTCGACTTCGCCGCCGAGCAGCAGCAGCGCCTGGTCACGCTCACCGACACCTCCACCCTCACCGGCATCGAGGACGCCAGGGCGCGGGTGGGCGAGCTGGTCCAGCGCCTCACCGACGCCGGTGACTACCGCGGCACCTTCGCGGTCGTCTACCAGGAGATCCTGGACAAGACGATTCCCGCGCTGGACGACGGCACCTTCGCCGACCCGGCCTGGGCACGCGCGCTGTCGGTGCACTTCGTGGCCACCTACCTGGACAACTTCCACCGCCACCTCACTGGCGGCCAGCCCACGCCGTACTGGCAGGCGTACTACGACCTGACGGCACAGTGCGACCGTAGCCCCGGACGCATCGTCTCCGAGGGCATCGCCACCCACCTGGTGGTGGACTTCCCCCAGTCGCTGGTAGCAGTGGACACCAAGCACTCGCACCTGCGCGACTACGTGGTGTACGGCGAGTCCCTGGTCGCCGCCGCTCCGTCGATCGTCGAGCGCATGCGCGCGGTCTACGGAGTGGACCTGGAGCCGTTCTTCCAGCTGTGGCTGGTGGGCGACGTCTTCGGCCAGACGCAGACCACGACGGCGCTGTTCCAGTCCGTTCGCGCCGTGGCCTGGGCCAACAGCATCGGCCTGAAGAGCCCGCTCACCCGGGCTCTCACCACGGCCAAGATCGACGGGACCTGGCGCGCCGCGGGAGTGGTGCTGGACGGCCTGGAGGCCGCGCACAAGATCTGA
- a CDS encoding type VII secretion-associated protein produces MSLAVAVDLGSASTCVAISVDGEPARIVPIDGAPTMSSAVYADGHALFVGAEADGQAALNPARYEPTPVRRIDEESLLLGEQVVPVRRALAAVLARAVREAVAAADGEPVDVLVLTHPAEWGPVRLEVLTSAAQGLAPRVVAVPEPVAAALAHEPPRTGALVAVVDVGAGSTDVAVLEGGATGYRVLTTRTDGALAGAEIDLLLLAELGRRVTPQQRPRWDAVLRGSGLGPRQRYLALRADVRTAKESLSRHSYADVPLPGGLLDGHLTRADLERLVGHRVDAVVDLLEDALRQTGAVDRRGGCRAEVLLVGGASRTPLVASRIHQRLGVLPRTTEHPETSVARGALRAAPPEPENTAERVPERARSAADRPVFGAVDDSRAGRRRARRRRRRVVAAAVLVLAAGAVGAVLVAQRPTAPTTQVVASGRATMTVPVDWQESYRGESTTRARLELTPTGTPPEPQRILLVQITVGTSLSQAELATALQQQLAVEQRAGKQYADFAADTRYADRAVTSYRELRPDGAVVDWYVLVQQGTQVSVGCLHAPGDSNLDAACTQAVRTVRVGQG; encoded by the coding sequence ATGAGTCTCGCGGTGGCCGTGGACCTGGGCAGTGCCTCCACTTGCGTGGCCATCTCGGTGGACGGTGAGCCCGCCCGGATCGTGCCGATCGACGGGGCACCCACGATGTCCAGCGCGGTGTACGCCGACGGGCACGCGCTGTTCGTGGGGGCAGAGGCGGATGGTCAGGCGGCGCTGAACCCGGCTCGCTACGAGCCGACGCCCGTGCGACGCATCGACGAGGAATCGCTGCTGCTGGGCGAGCAGGTGGTGCCGGTGCGGCGGGCGCTGGCCGCGGTGCTGGCCAGGGCGGTGCGGGAGGCCGTGGCCGCGGCCGACGGCGAGCCGGTGGACGTGCTGGTGCTGACTCACCCCGCCGAGTGGGGCCCGGTGCGGCTGGAGGTCCTCACCTCGGCAGCACAGGGCCTGGCGCCGCGGGTGGTGGCCGTGCCCGAGCCCGTGGCGGCGGCCCTGGCCCACGAGCCGCCACGCACCGGTGCGCTCGTGGCGGTGGTGGACGTCGGGGCCGGCAGCACGGACGTCGCGGTCCTGGAGGGTGGTGCCACCGGCTACCGGGTGCTCACCACCCGCACGGACGGAGCTCTGGCAGGCGCGGAGATCGACCTGCTGCTGCTGGCCGAGCTGGGCCGGCGAGTCACCCCGCAGCAGCGGCCCCGCTGGGACGCGGTGCTGCGGGGCAGCGGGCTCGGGCCGCGGCAGCGCTACCTGGCGCTGCGCGCCGACGTGCGGACCGCCAAGGAGAGTCTCTCCCGCCACTCCTACGCCGACGTCCCGCTGCCCGGTGGGCTGCTGGACGGCCACCTCACCCGCGCCGACCTGGAGCGGCTGGTCGGCCACCGGGTGGATGCCGTGGTGGACCTGCTCGAGGACGCCCTGCGCCAGACGGGCGCAGTGGACCGCCGTGGCGGCTGCCGCGCCGAGGTGCTGCTGGTGGGCGGTGCCTCGCGCACGCCGCTGGTCGCCTCCCGGATCCACCAGCGGCTCGGTGTGCTGCCGCGCACCACCGAGCACCCGGAGACGTCGGTGGCCCGCGGGGCGCTGCGGGCAGCTCCCCCGGAGCCCGAGAACACCGCAGAGAGGGTGCCCGAGCGGGCCCGGTCGGCCGCGGACCGGCCGGTGTTCGGTGCGGTGGACGACAGCCGTGCCGGGCGGCGGCGGGCCCGGCGCCGGCGGCGGCGCGTGGTGGCAGCCGCGGTGCTCGTCCTGGCCGCGGGTGCGGTGGGGGCGGTGCTGGTGGCCCAGCGCCCGACGGCACCGACCACCCAGGTGGTGGCCTCCGGTCGCGCCACCATGACCGTGCCCGTCGACTGGCAGGAGTCCTACCGGGGTGAGAGCACGACTCGTGCTCGCCTGGAGCTCACTCCCACCGGCACCCCGCCGGAGCCACAGCGCATCCTGCTGGTGCAGATCACCGTCGGCACCTCGCTGAGCCAGGCCGAGCTGGCCACCGCGCTGCAGCAACAGCTGGCGGTGGAGCAGCGGGCTGGCAAGCAGTACGCCGACTTCGCAGCCGACACCCGCTACGCCGACCGGGCGGTGACGTCCTACCGGGAGCTGCGCCCCGACGGTGCCGTCGTGGACTGGTACGTGCTGGTGCAGCAGGGCACCCAGGTGAGCGTGGGCTGTCTGCACGCTCCTGGTGACTCCAACCTGGACGCGGCGTGCACGCAGGCGGTGCGCACCGTGCGGGTGGGCCAGGGCTGA